The following proteins come from a genomic window of Panicum hallii strain FIL2 chromosome 8, PHallii_v3.1, whole genome shotgun sequence:
- the LOC112903639 gene encoding uncharacterized protein LOC112903639, whose translation MSPTPTNSCSDSSASSQRNDGERSSQAHSAQTAASSTRTRGSRTQTKWPEDKLTATGLDEKFWPTPDAARERFVLVCGLIARERVSINRKLEDLSPVEKEQLFEALLEKLEYPANLEPTVRNKAIKAAMSEIATLQRRFKAHLRRNYVRQEESPFEKHGFLKPEDWEVFVQETNSPFFQRVSQEMKDKRALHNKPHKTGRKGYHGKRKEWEEEDAKLAREGKENPWDQFPGRSRSYLRARAAKRMTTSEGTSEGSGDITFSNPAVVGLANKVKDLASKASDGSFTGVRENDILTAALENPEHRGRVRGVSSSVGWGKGFGEEFAGMYRKKRKKTKERSDAEKEKIVGETAIRVINMLRQAGVVIPDALCPTQPTHTGSSEQEDASVSAEEDVRGSGEDHGPFNENEADSRSSMLDTIDKLTEPTKCSLLDGTGHNLELAVATVYPYQETCHCVPVQEGYAVVQPTYVWSNTSHFRLPVPVGGDEITTLGEALGTRIQWSKHRILIPPRTRQPNSGTASGSRGTASDAEADLDAAGPNCARLHAYVMENSKDKLGFPAKVPQAYFEGDGDLMLNIAFDDVYDLITLGALDVSFLRLWTL comes from the exons CAACGACGGTGAACGTTCTTCACAGGCTCACTCAGCGCAGACTGCTGCGAGTAGTACTCGAACCCGCGGGTCAAGGACACAAACCAAATGGCCAGAAGACAAGTTGACTGCAACTGGACTTGATGAAAAATTTTGGCCTACCCCAGATGCTGCAAGGGAAAGATTTGTATTGGTCTGTGGCCTCATTGCTCGGGAGAGGGTGTCAATCAACAGGAAGCTTGAGGATCTGTCACCAGTTGAGAAGGAACAGCTATTCGAAGCATTGCTGGAAAAGCTAGAGTACCCAGCCAATCTGGAACCAACTGTTCGCAACAAGGCAATTAAGGCAGCTATGTCAGAGATTGCAACCTTGCAACGGCGGTTCAAGGCCCATTTAAGAAGAAATTATGTGAGGCAGGAGGAGTCTCCCTTTGAGAAGCATGGCTTTTTGAAGCCAGAAGACTGGGaggtgtttgtgcaggaaaccAATTCTCCTTTTTTTCAGCGAGTGAGCCAGGAGATGAAAGATAAGAGAGCATTGCATAATAAGCCACACAAGACGGGAAGAAAAGGTTATCATGGTAAAAGGAAAGagtgggaggaggaggatgcaaAGCTAGCtagagaaggaaaagagaacCCTTGGGACCAATTTCCTGGACGTTCGAGGTCATATCTGCGGGCAAGGGCGGCGAAGAGGATGACCACTAGTGAAGGCACTAGTGAAGGAAGCGGGGACATAACATTCAGTAACCCTGCGGTGGTGGGGCTAGCAAATAAGGTGAAAGACCTTGCATCTAAGGCTAGTGATGGTTCTTTCACTGGGGTTAGGGAGAATGATATCCTCACCGCGGCACTTGAGAATCCAGAGCATCGAGGTCGGGTCCGAGGCGTGTCTAGTTCAGTTGGCTGGGGTAAAGGGTTTGGTGAAGAGTTTGCTGGAATGtacaggaagaagaggaagaagacgaaggagaGGTCTGATGCGGAGAAGGAAAAGATAGTTGGTGAAACAGCCATCAGAGTAATCAACATGCTAAGACAAGCAGGCGTGGTTATACCGGATGCTTTGTGTCCTACCCAACCAACACACACCGGTAGCAGCGAGCAAGAAGATGCGAGTGTCAGTGCGGAAGAAGATGTGCGTGGCAGCGGGGAAGACCATGGGCCATTCAACGAGAACGAAGCTGACAGTCGATCATCTATGCTGGACACAATAGATAAGCTGACAGAGCCAACCAAGTGCAGCCTTTTGGATGGCACCGGGCATAACTTGGAGCTCGCAGTAGCCACTGTCTATCCATATCAAGAGACTTGCCATTGTGTACCGGTGCAGGAAGGGTATGCAGTGGTGCAACCTACTTATGTGTGGTCCAATACGAGTCACTTCCGTCTGCCTGTGCCAGTAGGGGGGGATGAGATAACAACCTTAGGTGAGGCTCTCGGTACAAGGATCCAATGGTCAAAGCATAGGATCCTTATACCACCCAGGACGAGACAGCCCAACTCTGGAACCGCATCAGGTAGCAGGGGTACAGCATCAGATGCAG AAGCGGATTTAGATGCTGCTGGACCAAATTGTGCCAGGTTGCATGCTTACGTCATGGAAAACAGTAAGGATAAACTTGGCTTTCCAGCAAAGGTGCCTCAAGCCTACTTTGAAGGTGATGGTGATTTAATGTTAAACATTGCATTCGATGACGTGTACGACCTTATAACCCTAGGTGCTCTGGATGTTAGCTTCTTGAGGTTGTGGACATTGTAA